The segment TTTTCTCCTTTGCGCTCAATTTCGCCACGCGTGATTAGCTTAGTTTTCCACAGCACTGCTTATACTTTTTACCGGACCCACATGAGCACGGATCATTGCGCCCTACTTTTGGCCCTTCACGACGCAACGGACGTCCGTCAGCCCCAGGTGCTTCCTGTGAAACATCTTCCGGCTGGGCGTTAGGATCATCGTGGCGACTTGCCGCTGTCGCACGTTCCCGCACTGACTCTTCACGGCGCTTCTGCTCTAGCGCATCAACCTCTTCAGGCTGGCGAACCTGCACGTGGCTTAAAATTCGCGTAACGTCAGCTTTAATGTTCGTTAGCAGATGCTGGAACAACTCGAAGGATTCACGCTTGTACTCCTGCTTAGGATTCTTCTGGGCATAACCACGCAAGTGAATGCCACGACGCAGGTGATCCATCGACTGAAGATGCTCTTTCCAACGGGTATCCAACACCTGGAGCATTACCTGTTTTTCAAAACGGCGAATTAACGTGGCGCCAGCAGCCTCAATTTTGGCTTGATACGCATCGCGGTGCATCGCTTGTAAACGCTCACGCAGTTTCTCTTCACTGAAGCGCTCGTCTTCTGCCGCCCATTGCGTAACGGGAGCATCAAGATTGAATTCAGTTTTAAGATGCGCCTCTAACCCAGGCAAATCCCACTGCTCAGCCAAGCTCTGAGGTGGCACATAATCACTGATGGCATCTTCCATGACTTCTTCACGAATACCGATGACGGCGTCGGAAACCTCATCAGCGGACAGAATTTCATTACGCTGTTCGTAGATAACTCGACGCTGATCATTAGCGACATCATCGTATTCAAGCAGTTGCTTGCGGATATCAAAGTTGCGCCCCTCTACTTTTTTCTGGGCACGCTCGACAGCGTTAGACACCATCTTGTGCTCAATTGCCTCACCGCGTTCTAGTCCAAGAGCCAGCATCAGGCGCTTCACTCGGTCAGAACCAAACAAACGCATCAAACTGTCTTCTAACGAGAGGAAGAAGCGTGTAGAGCCTGGGTCGCCTTGACGTCCCGCACGACCACGCAGCTGGTTATCAATACGACGGGACTCATGACGTTCAGAACCAACAACATGCAAACCACCTGCTTCTAAAACACCGTCATGGCGCTTTTGCCACTCCGCCTTGAGAGCTTCAATCTGTTCTTGGGTGGGATTTTGCAGCTTAGCCGCTTCTGCTTCCCAGTTCCCCCCGAGGACGATATCGGTACCACGTCCCGCCATATTCGTTGCAATAGTAATGGCGCCCGGACGACCTGCTTGAGCGATGATTTCTGCTTCGCTTTGGTGTTGTTTAGCGTTCAACACATTAAACGTCAGGCCAGCTTCGCGCATTAGGCGGGCTAGGTACTCTGAGGTTTCAATCGACGCTGTACCAACGAGCACAGGGCGTCCGGCTTCAGTTTCGGCCTTCACATCTTTAATAATCGCTTCGTATTTTTCTTCAGCACTCAGATAGACCAAATCATTCAGATCTTTACGAGCAAGCGATCGATTCGTTGGAATGACGACCACATCCAGGCCATAAATTTGCCTAAATTCGAATGCTTCGGTATCAGCGGTGCCGGTCATGCCAGCGAGCTTTTCATATAAACGGAAGTAGTTCTGGAAAGTAGTCGATGCCAGTGTCTGGCTCTCTCGCTGAACCGTCACTCCCTCTTTCGCTTCAACCGCTTGGTGCAACCCTTCTGACCAACGGCGCCCCGGCATAGAACGCCCAGTATGCTCATCAACGATGACAACCTGGCCTTCAGAAACGATGTAGTCAACGTCTAAATGATAAAGGTGTCTTGCGCGTAGCGCGGAATGCATATGTTGAAGCAAGTTTAGGTTTTGTGCGGCATAAAGCGATTCACCCTCGCCTAAGAGCCCTTCGGCACGCATTAGCTCTTCAACTTTGTTATGACCCTGCTCGGTAAGTTCTACCTGCTTTTGTTTTTCATCAAGCAGGAAATCTCCCGTGACTGGCGCATCGCTGTCCTCCGAGGCTTCACCTTGTTCTAACTGCTGAGCCAGGCGATTCACAATGCCGTACAAATCGGTATTTTCATCCACTGCGCCCGAGATAATTAACGGCGTACGAGCTTCATCAATTAAAATAGAGTCGACTTCATCGACGATGGCGTAATGCAGACCACGCTGCACTTTATCCTCAAGCGAGAACGCCATGTTGTCGCGCAGATAATCGAAACCAAACTCATTGTTAGTGCCATAAGTGATGTCACACTGATAGGCATGGCGCTTCTCTTCACCCGTTTGGCCAGCAAAGATAACGCCTACCGATAACCCAAGAAACTCATACAAGGGCCGCATCCATTCAGCATCACGGCGGGCTAGATAATCATTAACGGTGACGACATGGACACCCTTACTTGGCAGCGCATTTAAATATACGGCAAGCGTCGCCACCAGGGTTTTACCCTCACCGGTTTTCATTTCCGCTATACGGCCACGATGCAACGTCATACCACCGACCATTTGGACGTCAAAGTGGCGCATTTTCATTACCCGTTTACTAGCCTCACGCACGACGGCAAACGCTTCTGGTAACAAACTATCAATAGACGCGCCTTCTGCTAACTTTTGACGTAACAGCCCTGTTTTTGCTTGCAACTCAGCGTCACTTAACCCTTCAAGTGCTTGCTCTAAAACGTTAATACTGAGCACGCTTTTTTGCATGCGCTTAACGTCGCGATCATTTTTAGAGCCAACGACTTTACGTAACAAATTATTAATCATGAAAGTTCCAAATCTTCTCGAGCGCCCCGGTCAGGTACGCCCTTTTATATAAGGCAAATAAGGTAAATTTAGTGAACGTACAGCTGAGCTGGCGGGCCACGAGGATTCAGCACATCAATCGCGGCAACCAACTGATGGGGGATACGAAGAAAATAGCGGATACAGCGCAAGACGGTAGGATACACACACGCTTGTTTTCGTACCCAGTGGCGCAGGGCGCAGCGCTTCTTAGCGATCCATTCAGACTGGGCACGCAGCATTGCTGGCACCCAAAAACAGATAATCACCCCGCGCTCACCGCCACGCAATGCATCTGAAGGATGTAAACTAGCAGGTAATAAACAACTCACTAGGAGGCCTGCCAGCCACCAACGCGCTAGGCCGTTTCGGCGTTGCCGCCGCGGCGAAGCAGACAAAACATCTGGCGTTGATGACATGCTGTGGACTGGCTCCCGAGCGTGTTAGGCTCTATCAATTAAAAGTCTATAGAAAAACGCTGGTGGCAATCGTGAGTGTGGCTTAGCCAACAACGTTCCAGGAATTAAGTTAATGAGTATAAAGGTTAAGCGTTCCCGCGCACAGCCCATTACCCAACTGCTGACCAAGTCTGGTAGCGCGGGACAGCTTATGCGACAGTCTCGTTTGATTGATCAGGCTCAACGTCATTTACGCGCCCACCTGCCTGAAGCAATGCGTGAGCATATTTTCGTCGGGGGCTTTCGAGACGGACGATTGACGTTAATAAGCGGCCAAGCAAGTTGGCTAACGTGGCTGCGCTATGAACAGCCGCAATTGCTAGTCTTACTGCATCAGTTGCCAGGGTTTGAAGGCGTTACCGGCTTCACCCTTAAAGTGCGACCCGTTCGGCCAATCGAAAGCCCTAAACGTTACACCCGCACCCTCTCAGAAAGTGCTGGAAAAACGCTAACCGAATGCGCAAAAGACACTGACAACCCCTCGCTTAGAAACGCCCTGGAGCGTCTTGCGGCACATGCACCAAATGACTCAGATAATAAACGTTAATAGCCACGTTACTGCCAGCGCCAATACGCAAAAAGCACCGCCAGAGCGGTGCTTTCTACTAGTGCAGTCATACTATTCACACGTCTGGCAGACGTTCAAGCTACGCCATTGCAGGTGCCGAATAAGAGATCGGTGCGACCGCTTTATCTTCTTCAAAGGTGACCACTTCATAGGCATCGGGCTGCGCCAACAACTCGCGGCACAACTGATTATTAAGCGCATGGCCTGATTTAACACCTTGGAATTCGCCAATCAGACTGTGACCAAGCTGATACAAATCACCAATAGCATCCAGCACTTTATGCTTGACAAACTCATCGTCATAGCGCAAACCGCCTTCATTAACAATGCGATAATCATCCACAACAATGGCGTTATCTAAGCTACCGCCAAGCGCAAGATTATTGGATCGCAAAAATTCGAGATCGCGCATAAACCCGAAGGTACGTGCACGAGAAACCTCTTTCACAAACGACGTTGTTGAAAAATCGATTAACGCAGTTTGTTTCTGCTGCTCGAACACAGGGTGATCAAAGTCGATTGCAAACGAGACTTTAAACCCTTGATGAGGCAAAAAGACGGCTTCTTTGTCGCCATCACTGACGGCAATACGACGCTTAATTCGGATAAATTTCTTAGGTGCATCTTGCTCTAAAATGCCCGCGGATTGAATTAAGAACACAAAGGGGCTCGCGCTACCGTCCATGATAGGCACTTCAGGAGCACTAACATCGACATAGGCGTTATCAATACCCAGTCCCGCAAATGCCGACATCAGATGTTCGACCGTCGCAACTTTCACACCCTTGTAAGAAAGAGCAGTGCATAATGTGGTGTCTTCCACCAATTCAGCACGTGCCGGCACGTGAACCACAGGCTCTAAATCGGTTCGGATGAACACAATTCCGGTATTAGCCGGCGCCGGGCGCAAAGCCAGGTGGACTTTTTTACCAGAGTGCAGACCCACTCCGGTGGCGCGAATGACGTTTTGTAGTGTGCGTTGTCTGATCATGGGCAGTGGTCGAACTCTAATGTCGGCGGTTACCGGCAGAAAAGTGCCGACAAGTACCGCTAGGGGAAGAAAGTTAAGAAACAGTGTTCACTTTAACAGCAAACAAGCGTTTTAACCAATAAAACTCTTGTTTGCTGTTTCAATGAACCCGATAGCGTCAATCAATCTGCCTGACGACGTAAAAATGCGGGGATGTCCAAATAATCATCGGCATCAGGGGCTCGACGCTTTTCAGGACGGGGTTTCGCAGCTGCCTCAGGCGCCTCTTTGCGTGCCGTTGCTTGCTGACGCATGACAGTTGGCTGTTGCAACTTGCGGTAATCTGAGGACGCTTCAGCAGCAGACCGGCGCGCTGGCTCACGTGAAGCAACTTTACCCTTGCTACCATCCAGCCCAGCAGCTACCACAGTGACGCGCAGCTCATCAGACATTTCCATGTCGATAGAGGTGCCCACCACAATCGTTGCCTCCTGAGAAGCAAACTCTTGAACAGTGGCGCCTACATCATTGAATTCACCAATCGACAAGTCAGGGCCAGCAGTAATATTGACCAGGATGCCGCGAGCGCCGTGCAAATCGATGTCTTCAAGCAGCGGGCTACGAATGGCTTTTTCAGCCGCTTCGCGAGCACGATTCTCGCCAGTTGCTCCACCGGTACCCATCATCGCCATGCCCATTTCTGACATAACGGTTCGCACATCAGCAAAATCGACGTTGATAATGCCTGGGCTGGTAATCAGCTCAGCAATACCCTGAACGGCTCCCAACAGCACATCGTTAGCAGCGCTAAAGGCGGTTAGCAGTGTTGCGTTCTTACCTAAAACAGAAAGCAGTTTTTCGTTTGGAATAGTGATCAACGAGTCAACATGCTCAGAAAGCTCTTTCATGCCCTCTTCAGCGGCGCGCATGCGCTTCGGCCCTTCAAACGGGAAGGGGCGAGTTACCACGGCAACCGTCAAAATACCCAATTCTTTAGCAACCTGAGCAACGACAGGCGCACCACCGGTACCTGTACCGCCACCCATACCCGCAGTGATGAACACCATGTCTGCGCCGGTTAATAGCTCAGCGATGCGATCACGGTCTTCCATAGCTGCTTGGCGGCCCACTTCAGGATTGGCACCCGCCCCGAGCCCTTTGGTAATTTCGCCACCTAGCTGCAAGACTGTTTTTGCAGATACCCGTTTAAGCGCTTGGGCGTCGGTGTTAGCGCAGATAAATTCAACGCCTTCAATATTACTTTCGACCATGTGGTTGACTGCGTTGCCGCCGCCACCGCCAACACCGACCACTTTGATGACCGCACTGCTCGAGGGTGCGTTATCTACCAATTCGAACATAAGCCCCGTCTCCTGAACCGCGCTTGCGGCCCTGTCAGAAATTTCCTTTGAACCAGCCTTTGATTCTTACC is part of the Halomonas sp. GT genome and harbors:
- the secA gene encoding preprotein translocase subunit SecA — encoded protein: MINNLLRKVVGSKNDRDVKRMQKSVLSINVLEQALEGLSDAELQAKTGLLRQKLAEGASIDSLLPEAFAVVREASKRVMKMRHFDVQMVGGMTLHRGRIAEMKTGEGKTLVATLAVYLNALPSKGVHVVTVNDYLARRDAEWMRPLYEFLGLSVGVIFAGQTGEEKRHAYQCDITYGTNNEFGFDYLRDNMAFSLEDKVQRGLHYAIVDEVDSILIDEARTPLIISGAVDENTDLYGIVNRLAQQLEQGEASEDSDAPVTGDFLLDEKQKQVELTEQGHNKVEELMRAEGLLGEGESLYAAQNLNLLQHMHSALRARHLYHLDVDYIVSEGQVVIVDEHTGRSMPGRRWSEGLHQAVEAKEGVTVQRESQTLASTTFQNYFRLYEKLAGMTGTADTEAFEFRQIYGLDVVVIPTNRSLARKDLNDLVYLSAEEKYEAIIKDVKAETEAGRPVLVGTASIETSEYLARLMREAGLTFNVLNAKQHQSEAEIIAQAGRPGAITIATNMAGRGTDIVLGGNWEAEAAKLQNPTQEQIEALKAEWQKRHDGVLEAGGLHVVGSERHESRRIDNQLRGRAGRQGDPGSTRFFLSLEDSLMRLFGSDRVKRLMLALGLERGEAIEHKMVSNAVERAQKKVEGRNFDIRKQLLEYDDVANDQRRVIYEQRNEILSADEVSDAVIGIREEVMEDAISDYVPPQSLAEQWDLPGLEAHLKTEFNLDAPVTQWAAEDERFSEEKLRERLQAMHRDAYQAKIEAAGATLIRRFEKQVMLQVLDTRWKEHLQSMDHLRRGIHLRGYAQKNPKQEYKRESFELFQHLLTNIKADVTRILSHVQVRQPEEVDALEQKRREESVRERATAASRHDDPNAQPEDVSQEAPGADGRPLRREGPKVGRNDPCSCGSGKKYKQCCGKLS
- a CDS encoding DUF721 domain-containing protein, with protein sequence MSIKVKRSRAQPITQLLTKSGSAGQLMRQSRLIDQAQRHLRAHLPEAMREHIFVGGFRDGRLTLISGQASWLTWLRYEQPQLLVLLHQLPGFEGVTGFTLKVRPVRPIESPKRYTRTLSESAGKTLTECAKDTDNPSLRNALERLAAHAPNDSDNKR
- the lpxC gene encoding UDP-3-O-acyl-N-acetylglucosamine deacetylase, producing the protein MIRQRTLQNVIRATGVGLHSGKKVHLALRPAPANTGIVFIRTDLEPVVHVPARAELVEDTTLCTALSYKGVKVATVEHLMSAFAGLGIDNAYVDVSAPEVPIMDGSASPFVFLIQSAGILEQDAPKKFIRIKRRIAVSDGDKEAVFLPHQGFKVSFAIDFDHPVFEQQKQTALIDFSTTSFVKEVSRARTFGFMRDLEFLRSNNLALGGSLDNAIVVDDYRIVNEGGLRYDDEFVKHKVLDAIGDLYQLGHSLIGEFQGVKSGHALNNQLCRELLAQPDAYEVVTFEEDKAVAPISYSAPAMA
- the ftsZ gene encoding cell division protein FtsZ, which produces MFELVDNAPSSSAVIKVVGVGGGGGNAVNHMVESNIEGVEFICANTDAQALKRVSAKTVLQLGGEITKGLGAGANPEVGRQAAMEDRDRIAELLTGADMVFITAGMGGGTGTGGAPVVAQVAKELGILTVAVVTRPFPFEGPKRMRAAEEGMKELSEHVDSLITIPNEKLLSVLGKNATLLTAFSAANDVLLGAVQGIAELITSPGIINVDFADVRTVMSEMGMAMMGTGGATGENRAREAAEKAIRSPLLEDIDLHGARGILVNITAGPDLSIGEFNDVGATVQEFASQEATIVVGTSIDMEMSDELRVTVVAAGLDGSKGKVASREPARRSAAEASSDYRKLQQPTVMRQQATARKEAPEAAAKPRPEKRRAPDADDYLDIPAFLRRQAD